One part of the Candidatus Eisenbacteria bacterium genome encodes these proteins:
- the thrS gene encoding threonine--tRNA ligase: MSMASISEDRPDVANYPGGEALYRLRHSAAHVLATAVTELFPEVKVAGGPPIENGFYYDFARDEPFTPEDLEKIEVRMREIVAADQVFEYEEASREEAQRRFAAAGEKYKLHFLSMIPADAKVTYYKNGGFVDLCRGPHVRSTGEVKAFKLTHVAGAYWLGSERNEMLQRIYGTAFPSAQELEAHLQRVEEALKRDHRRLGRELDLFSIHEEVGAGLIHWHPKGGMLRHLIETFVKDENLKRGYHLVYTPHISSERLYAISGHLDKYSEFMYAPMDIEGSPYRVKPMNCPNHIMIYKSRRRSYRELPLRLAELGTVYRFERSGVLHGMDRVRGFTVDDAHLFCTKEQVAEEVEGMIELMNVLLQAFGFTYTAYLATRPAKSLGAEEDWTFSTEALRSALERRGIEYEMDEGGGAFYGPKIDVKLEDALGREWQCGTIQVDMNLPKRFEITYTGADAKEHEVVMLHRALLGSLERFVGIYIEHTGGEFPVWVAPVQVVVIPANPKAHDYAVDTAAFLKDGGVRANVDLRDEKMGAKIRDAELEKIPYMLVVGPREAEAGTVSPRRKGQGQLEAMSRDAFLERVQKETRERTR, encoded by the coding sequence ATGTCCATGGCCTCCATCTCCGAAGACCGACCCGACGTCGCGAACTATCCGGGCGGCGAGGCCCTGTACCGGCTGCGGCACTCGGCGGCGCACGTCCTCGCCACCGCGGTCACCGAGCTGTTTCCCGAGGTCAAGGTCGCCGGCGGGCCGCCGATCGAGAACGGCTTCTACTACGACTTCGCGCGCGACGAGCCCTTCACTCCCGAAGATCTCGAGAAGATCGAGGTCCGCATGCGCGAGATCGTCGCCGCCGACCAGGTCTTCGAATACGAAGAGGCCAGCCGCGAGGAAGCGCAGCGTCGATTCGCTGCCGCCGGTGAGAAGTACAAGCTGCATTTCCTGAGCATGATTCCCGCGGACGCCAAGGTCACCTATTACAAGAACGGCGGGTTCGTCGATCTGTGCCGCGGCCCGCATGTGCGCAGCACCGGCGAGGTCAAGGCGTTCAAGCTCACCCACGTCGCGGGCGCGTACTGGCTGGGCAGCGAGCGCAACGAGATGCTTCAGCGCATCTACGGCACCGCCTTCCCATCGGCACAGGAGCTCGAGGCTCATCTCCAGAGGGTCGAGGAAGCGCTGAAGCGCGACCATCGCCGGCTCGGCCGCGAGCTGGATCTGTTCTCGATTCACGAAGAGGTCGGCGCGGGGCTGATCCACTGGCACCCCAAGGGGGGCATGCTGCGCCACCTGATCGAGACCTTCGTCAAGGACGAGAACCTCAAGCGCGGATATCACCTCGTCTACACGCCGCATATCTCGAGCGAGCGGCTCTATGCGATCTCCGGTCATCTCGACAAGTATTCGGAGTTCATGTACGCGCCCATGGACATCGAGGGCAGTCCGTACCGGGTGAAGCCGATGAACTGTCCGAACCACATCATGATCTACAAGAGTCGCCGCCGGAGTTATCGCGAGCTGCCGCTTCGGCTGGCCGAGCTGGGCACCGTGTATCGCTTCGAGAGGAGCGGCGTGCTCCACGGCATGGATCGCGTGCGCGGATTCACCGTCGACGACGCCCATCTGTTCTGCACCAAGGAGCAGGTGGCCGAAGAAGTCGAAGGCATGATCGAGCTGATGAACGTGCTGCTGCAGGCCTTCGGCTTCACCTACACCGCCTATCTCGCGACTCGGCCCGCCAAGAGCCTGGGCGCCGAGGAGGACTGGACGTTCTCCACCGAGGCGCTGCGCTCGGCGCTCGAGCGGCGCGGGATCGAATACGAGATGGACGAAGGCGGCGGCGCCTTCTACGGGCCGAAGATCGACGTGAAGCTCGAGGACGCGCTGGGGCGCGAGTGGCAGTGCGGCACGATTCAGGTCGACATGAACCTGCCCAAGCGCTTCGAGATCACCTACACCGGGGCCGACGCCAAGGAGCACGAAGTGGTGATGCTCCATCGCGCGCTCCTCGGCTCGCTCGAGCGGTTCGTCGGCATCTACATCGAGCACACCGGCGGCGAGTTCCCGGTGTGGGTCGCGCCGGTGCAGGTGGTCGTGATTCCCGCCAATCCGAAGGCTCACGACTACGCCGTCGATACCGCGGCTTTCCTCAAGGACGGCGGCGTGCGCGCCAACGTGGATCTCCGTGACGAGAAGATGGGCGCCAAGATCCGCGACGCCGAGCTGGAGAAGATTCCGTACATGCTGGTGGTCGGTCCGCGCGAGGCCGAAGCCGGCACCGTGTCCCCGCGTCGCAAGGGTCAGGGACAGCTCGAGGCGATGAGCCGGGACGCTTTTCTGGAGCGTGTCCAGAAAGAGACGCGCGAGCGAACGCGGTAG
- the infC gene encoding translation initiation factor IF-3 — protein sequence MNERIRVPQIRLIGDDGSQIGVITVREALAMAQSKNLDLVEVSPTARPPVCRIMDYGKFKYEESRKARKAKKKQHVVQIKEIKMRPKIEDHDYGFKMDHAREFLNERNKVKFTIMFRGREMAHQDIGRRLIDQIIADLAEIAAIETPARSEGRTLTMVMMPKPPKIGAPVHPKGDGKDATS from the coding sequence GTGAACGAGCGTATCCGAGTCCCCCAGATTCGATTGATCGGCGACGACGGCTCTCAGATCGGGGTCATCACGGTCCGAGAAGCTCTGGCGATGGCGCAATCCAAGAACCTCGACCTGGTGGAAGTGTCGCCGACCGCGAGGCCTCCGGTTTGCCGGATCATGGATTACGGCAAATTCAAGTACGAGGAGAGCCGAAAGGCGCGCAAGGCGAAGAAGAAGCAACACGTGGTGCAGATCAAAGAGATCAAGATGCGGCCGAAGATCGAGGACCATGACTACGGGTTCAAGATGGACCACGCTCGCGAGTTCCTGAACGAGCGCAACAAGGTCAAGTTCACGATCATGTTCCGCGGGCGCGAAATGGCGCACCAGGACATCGGGCGGCGGCTGATCGATCAGATCATCGCCGACCTCGCCGAGATCGCCGCCATCGAGACCCCCGCTCGGAGCGAGGGACGCACGCTCACGATGGTGATGATGCCAAAGCCGCCGAAGATCGGCGCACCGGTGCATCCCAAGGGCGACGGCAAGGACGCAACGTCTTAG
- the rpmI gene encoding 50S ribosomal protein L35, giving the protein MPKMKTNRAARKRFKVTGTGKVVRAQSGKRHGMIGKSRKRKRRLLNPVVAAKADQARMQRMLGLR; this is encoded by the coding sequence ATGCCCAAGATGAAAACCAATCGCGCCGCTCGCAAGCGGTTCAAGGTGACCGGCACCGGGAAGGTGGTTCGCGCCCAGTCCGGAAAGCGCCACGGCATGATCGGCAAGTCGCGAAAGCGCAAGCGCCGGCTGCTGAATCCCGTGGTGGCCGCCAAGGCTGATCAGGCCCGCATGCAGCGCATGCTCGGCCTCCGCTAG
- the rplT gene encoding 50S ribosomal protein L20 — translation MPRAKTVVPGRARRRKVLKAAKGNYSGRRKLYKSALQTVQRAGRFAYIHRRTKKRDFRRLWITRINAAARIYGLSYSALISGLKRANVEVNRKILADLAVRDTAAFAKLAEVAKSAAA, via the coding sequence ATGCCACGCGCAAAGACCGTCGTCCCTGGACGCGCCCGTCGCCGCAAGGTGCTGAAGGCGGCCAAAGGCAACTACAGCGGCCGCCGCAAGCTCTACAAGAGCGCCCTTCAGACCGTGCAGCGCGCCGGTCGTTTCGCCTACATCCACCGCCGCACCAAGAAGCGCGATTTCCGGCGGCTATGGATCACGCGGATCAACGCCGCCGCCAGGATCTATGGGCTTTCGTACAGCGCGCTCATCTCGGGGCTCAAGCGGGCCAACGTCGAAGTGAACCGCAAGATCCTCGCGGATCTCGCGGTGCGCGATACGGCGGCCTTTGCCAAGCTCGCGGAGGTCGCGAAGTCGGCGGCGGCCTGA
- the pheS gene encoding phenylalanine--tRNA ligase subunit alpha has translation MAVSSGNGLLQGCDPAWSRGDPASLFPDLHPERVKELEARDPSLAEAYQNWAEVLAGAPDLRELQERQVAVLGRERGVLKLALGELGKLPAEERRARGAGLNAMRVGLEAVVKARREQIERAAEARASAGLDVTLPGRRPWIGKAHVLAQVQADLLDLFHGLGYSVYTSPEVEWDEYNFTKLNFPKDHPARDAHDTYWIREGKTLLRTHTSPGWVRAMEERKPPLRLVFPGRVYRAEQVDASHMDQFHQIDGLFVDRDVSMADLKGTLATFARAIYGDKVKTRLVPVYFPFVEPGCQLDIACAICEGRGRLEGDVRCPVCKGSGWSELLGAGMVHPNVFQAVGYDPEVVTGFAFGMGLERIAMARYGVPEIRLFLENDIRFLRQF, from the coding sequence ATGGCCGTTTCCTCCGGAAACGGCCTGCTTCAGGGTTGCGATCCGGCGTGGAGCAGGGGTGACCCTGCAAGTTTGTTCCCGGACCTGCACCCCGAGCGCGTGAAGGAACTCGAGGCGCGCGACCCGTCTCTCGCCGAGGCTTATCAAAATTGGGCCGAGGTGCTCGCGGGCGCTCCCGACTTGCGCGAACTCCAGGAGCGGCAGGTCGCGGTCCTCGGCCGCGAGCGCGGAGTGCTCAAGCTCGCGCTCGGTGAGCTTGGCAAACTGCCCGCGGAGGAACGGCGCGCGCGGGGAGCCGGTCTCAACGCGATGCGCGTCGGCCTCGAAGCGGTGGTCAAGGCACGCCGCGAACAAATCGAGCGAGCCGCCGAAGCCCGGGCCTCCGCCGGACTCGACGTCACGCTGCCGGGGCGGCGCCCGTGGATCGGCAAGGCCCACGTGCTCGCGCAGGTGCAGGCCGATTTGCTCGATCTCTTTCATGGGCTCGGCTATTCCGTCTACACGAGTCCCGAGGTGGAGTGGGACGAGTACAACTTCACCAAGCTGAATTTCCCGAAGGATCATCCGGCTCGAGACGCCCACGACACTTACTGGATTCGTGAAGGGAAGACTCTGCTGCGCACGCACACTTCTCCAGGCTGGGTACGAGCCATGGAGGAGAGGAAGCCGCCCCTGCGGCTGGTGTTTCCGGGGCGCGTGTACCGCGCCGAGCAGGTGGACGCGAGCCACATGGATCAGTTCCACCAGATCGACGGACTCTTCGTGGACCGCGACGTCAGCATGGCGGACTTGAAGGGCACACTGGCCACGTTCGCGCGCGCGATCTACGGAGACAAGGTCAAGACGCGGCTCGTGCCGGTCTACTTCCCGTTCGTCGAGCCGGGCTGCCAGCTCGACATCGCCTGCGCGATCTGCGAAGGCCGTGGGCGCCTCGAAGGCGACGTCCGATGCCCGGTGTGCAAGGGCTCGGGGTGGAGCGAGCTCCTCGGCGCGGGCATGGTGCACCCGAACGTCTTCCAAGCGGTCGGCTACGACCCCGAGGTCGTGACCGGCTTCGCGTTCGGCATGGGACTCGAGCGGATCGCGATGGCGCGCTACGGCGTTCCCGAGATCCGGCTGTTCCTGGAAAACGACATTCGTTTCCTGCGGCAGTTCTGA
- a CDS encoding DUF885 domain-containing protein: MRRGKRKIAWAMGVLLLALAVFLVPTIWLKPWSVEHYYMRVFLEFAVRHPMLMTSMGMLDGTPLDFYSHKLDDFSPEAEEREIRFLERQIDVLHQYDRTKLPSKQRLSYDVLDWFLTNQKENARFADHDYPVNQLFGFQSQLPDFMMNTHPLKKPRDAENYVKRISKFGVAFDQTLRGLRHREAKGIVPPRFVVQKVLDQMNGLIGKPARENPLYTHFVTRTDSMAKLKPADRDRLRARLEREIEQTVYPAYRRMIAYEDSLLARANDDDGVWKLPDGDVYYDRCLASHTTTRMPADSIHALGRREVDRIQGSMMAILAAQGYRVPDLASTVRRVFAEPRFQFPDGDEGRDAIIAGYQAILDEAAPRLDALFGVRPKARLEVKRVPPFKEATSAGAYYQRPSMDGKRPGVFYANLRDPHETHRPDMRTLAYHEGVPGHHFQISVQNELTGVPFFRKMIPFTAYAEGWGLYAERLALENGFHQDAFDSLGALQAELFRAVRLVVDTGIHRARWTREQAIDYMLSNTGMDSTEVVREIERYIVNPGQACAYKVGQLDILRLREDARRRLGGRFDVRRFHDVVLSNGALPLSLLERTVDEWVQDELKRPAVTDRG, translated from the coding sequence ATGCGGCGCGGAAAGCGCAAGATCGCCTGGGCGATGGGCGTACTGCTGCTGGCTCTCGCCGTGTTCCTGGTGCCTACGATCTGGTTGAAGCCCTGGTCGGTGGAGCACTATTACATGAGAGTCTTTCTCGAGTTCGCGGTGCGCCATCCCATGCTCATGACGTCCATGGGCATGCTGGATGGGACGCCGCTCGACTTCTACTCGCACAAGCTCGACGACTTCTCGCCCGAGGCCGAAGAGCGGGAGATCCGCTTCCTCGAGCGGCAGATCGACGTCCTCCACCAATACGACCGCACCAAGCTCCCATCCAAGCAGCGGCTGTCGTACGACGTCCTCGACTGGTTCCTGACCAACCAGAAGGAGAACGCCCGCTTCGCCGACCACGATTATCCGGTCAACCAGCTGTTCGGCTTCCAGAGCCAGCTGCCCGACTTCATGATGAACACGCATCCTTTGAAGAAACCGCGCGACGCCGAGAACTACGTGAAGCGCATCTCCAAGTTCGGCGTGGCCTTCGACCAGACACTCCGCGGGCTGCGCCACCGGGAGGCCAAAGGCATCGTGCCGCCGCGGTTCGTCGTCCAGAAGGTGCTGGATCAGATGAACGGCCTCATCGGAAAGCCGGCGCGCGAGAATCCGCTCTACACGCACTTCGTGACCCGCACGGACTCGATGGCCAAGCTGAAGCCGGCGGATCGCGACCGGTTGCGCGCGCGGCTCGAGCGCGAGATCGAGCAGACGGTGTACCCGGCCTACCGCCGGATGATCGCCTACGAGGACAGCCTGCTCGCGCGCGCGAACGACGACGACGGGGTGTGGAAGCTCCCGGACGGCGACGTCTACTACGACCGCTGCCTGGCGAGCCATACGACCACGCGCATGCCGGCAGACTCGATCCACGCGCTGGGACGCCGCGAGGTGGACCGCATCCAGGGATCGATGATGGCCATTCTCGCCGCCCAGGGATACCGGGTGCCCGACCTGGCGAGCACGGTGCGCAGGGTCTTCGCCGAGCCTCGCTTCCAGTTTCCCGATGGCGACGAAGGCCGGGACGCGATCATCGCCGGGTACCAGGCGATCCTCGACGAGGCGGCTCCGCGGCTCGATGCCTTGTTCGGCGTGCGACCCAAGGCGCGGCTCGAGGTGAAGCGGGTGCCGCCGTTCAAGGAGGCGACATCGGCCGGCGCGTACTACCAGCGTCCCTCCATGGACGGCAAGAGGCCCGGTGTGTTCTACGCGAACCTCCGGGATCCGCACGAGACGCACCGCCCCGACATGCGCACGCTCGCGTATCACGAGGGAGTGCCTGGGCACCACTTCCAGATCTCGGTCCAGAACGAGCTGACCGGCGTGCCGTTCTTCCGGAAGATGATCCCCTTCACCGCCTACGCGGAAGGATGGGGGCTCTACGCGGAGCGCCTGGCCCTCGAGAACGGCTTCCACCAAGACGCGTTCGACTCGCTCGGGGCGCTCCAGGCCGAGCTGTTCCGCGCGGTGCGGCTCGTGGTGGACACCGGTATCCATCGCGCACGCTGGACCCGCGAGCAGGCGATCGACTACATGCTGTCGAACACCGGAATGGACTCGACCGAGGTGGTGCGCGAGATCGAGCGCTACATCGTGAATCCTGGCCAGGCCTGCGCATACAAGGTGGGCCAGCTCGACATCCTGCGACTCCGCGAGGATGCCCGCCGCCGGCTCGGCGGTCGTTTCGACGTGCGCCGCTTCCACGACGTCGTGCTCTCGAACGGCGCGCTGCCGCTGAGCCTGCTCGAGCGCACCGTCGACGAGTGGGTGCAGGACGAGCTCAAGCGTCCGGCCGTCACCGATCGGGGCTGA
- the pheT gene encoding phenylalanine--tRNA ligase subunit beta codes for MKLPMSWLREWVEFDASAEKVADALTLRGFYVEGIETLGHRYPGVVVGRVLEVARHPNADRLSLCRVDGGGETLSVVCGAPNVRPGMIAPLATVGAKLPDGTVIKKSKIRGEESQGMLCSGRELSLSEDHDGILDLERVVARREELKIGRPIDEILDPPDEVLEVEVPFNRPDGLGVVGLAREVRSAVGGRWTQVASARLAARWSGRSDFDLEIEDPEGCPRYLAQVVDGVQVAPSPPWLVRRLAAMGQRPVNNVVDVTNLVLLELGQPVHAFDLARLEGGAIRVRRARAGETLTTLDGKPRTLDPEVLIIADRQRPVALAGIMGGADSEVTDATSSILLECAWFEPTRVRRGAQRLLMATEASRRFERGVDPAIGSPAAARFIALLRELAPDIRLGRARERTHRAPTPRTLRLRSSRVRRLLGVTLTTEEAGRHLESFEFGVDRGDPLAVRVPSWRPDVTQEDDLVEEVGRAHGYDRIPEASPDSRGVIPKRGGPERTRDRARQAMRARGLHEAWCTTLISEREAQSTAALLGADDPALVRVMNPTSREGEVLRPNLVAGLLRACAHNLNQGASAVRLFEVGAGFRDRGERELPEETPMLCAVVCGSRYAHAHDAAQQRVDFADAKGLWEAWLAEMRVDTTEWRAYSSPGWKPGASVEVASATSSIGWAGTLSLELLQGWGIEDEVHLFAVRLDALPEAPGPAITRRPGRFPPARRDVAFFVPDSVKHQELASLLKGAGGEWLSNVELFDVYAGPGTPPGMKSLAFTLEFEHPERTLTEAEVQGAQDRMSAAVTEKTGGRLRER; via the coding sequence ATGAAGCTGCCGATGTCGTGGCTGCGGGAGTGGGTGGAGTTCGACGCCTCCGCCGAGAAGGTGGCCGACGCGCTCACCCTGCGTGGCTTCTATGTCGAGGGCATCGAAACGCTCGGTCACCGGTATCCGGGCGTCGTGGTGGGTCGCGTGCTCGAGGTCGCCCGCCATCCCAATGCCGACCGTCTATCGCTTTGTCGCGTCGATGGCGGAGGCGAGACGCTCTCCGTCGTCTGCGGCGCGCCCAACGTGCGTCCCGGCATGATCGCGCCGCTCGCCACCGTGGGGGCGAAGCTTCCGGACGGCACGGTGATCAAGAAGTCGAAGATCCGCGGCGAGGAGAGCCAGGGCATGCTGTGCTCGGGGCGCGAGCTCTCGCTCTCCGAGGACCATGACGGCATTCTGGATCTGGAGCGCGTGGTGGCCCGCCGCGAGGAGCTGAAGATCGGCCGGCCGATCGACGAGATCCTGGATCCTCCTGACGAGGTGCTCGAAGTCGAAGTGCCGTTCAACCGACCCGACGGGCTCGGCGTCGTGGGACTGGCACGCGAGGTTCGCTCGGCGGTTGGCGGCCGGTGGACCCAGGTGGCCTCCGCGCGGCTCGCGGCGCGGTGGAGCGGACGCAGCGACTTCGATCTCGAGATCGAGGACCCCGAGGGCTGTCCTCGCTACCTGGCGCAGGTGGTGGACGGCGTGCAGGTCGCTCCCTCGCCGCCGTGGCTGGTGCGACGCCTCGCCGCGATGGGCCAGCGCCCGGTGAACAATGTGGTCGACGTCACCAACCTGGTGCTGCTCGAGCTGGGTCAACCCGTGCATGCGTTCGATCTCGCGCGCCTCGAAGGCGGCGCGATCCGCGTGCGGCGCGCGCGGGCGGGAGAGACGCTCACCACGCTCGACGGCAAGCCGCGCACGCTCGATCCCGAGGTGCTGATCATCGCCGACCGGCAGCGGCCGGTCGCGCTGGCAGGCATCATGGGCGGCGCCGACAGCGAAGTGACGGACGCCACCTCCAGCATCCTGCTCGAGTGCGCCTGGTTCGAGCCCACGCGCGTGCGCCGTGGCGCGCAGCGGCTTCTGATGGCGACCGAAGCCTCACGGCGCTTCGAGCGCGGCGTCGATCCGGCCATCGGCTCGCCGGCGGCGGCTCGCTTCATCGCCTTGCTGCGGGAGCTGGCGCCCGACATACGGCTCGGACGCGCGCGCGAGCGCACGCATCGCGCGCCCACGCCGCGCACGCTGCGGCTGCGGTCGAGCCGCGTGCGACGGCTGCTCGGCGTCACGCTCACCACCGAGGAAGCCGGACGACATCTCGAATCGTTCGAGTTCGGCGTGGACCGCGGCGATCCGCTGGCCGTGCGGGTGCCGAGCTGGCGGCCCGACGTGACCCAGGAGGACGACCTGGTCGAGGAAGTCGGGCGCGCGCACGGCTACGATCGCATCCCCGAAGCCTCGCCGGACTCGCGCGGCGTGATTCCGAAGCGCGGCGGCCCTGAGCGCACACGCGATCGCGCGCGTCAGGCGATGCGCGCGCGCGGGCTCCACGAGGCGTGGTGCACCACGCTCATCTCGGAGCGTGAAGCGCAGTCCACCGCCGCATTGCTCGGCGCCGACGACCCGGCGCTGGTGCGGGTGATGAACCCCACGAGCCGCGAAGGGGAGGTCCTGCGGCCGAACCTGGTCGCCGGCCTGCTTCGCGCCTGCGCGCACAATCTCAACCAGGGCGCTTCCGCCGTCCGGCTGTTCGAGGTCGGCGCCGGCTTCCGCGATCGCGGCGAGAGAGAGCTTCCGGAGGAGACGCCGATGTTGTGCGCGGTCGTGTGCGGGTCGCGCTATGCGCACGCCCATGATGCCGCGCAGCAACGGGTGGATTTCGCCGACGCCAAGGGCCTCTGGGAGGCCTGGCTGGCGGAGATGCGCGTTGACACTACAGAATGGCGCGCCTATTCTTCGCCCGGTTGGAAACCCGGTGCCAGTGTGGAGGTTGCGTCTGCGACTTCCAGCATTGGATGGGCGGGAACGCTGAGCCTCGAGCTACTCCAGGGATGGGGGATCGAAGATGAGGTGCACCTGTTCGCGGTGCGTCTCGATGCCCTTCCCGAAGCTCCCGGTCCCGCGATCACCCGCCGGCCGGGACGGTTCCCGCCGGCCCGACGAGACGTGGCGTTCTTCGTGCCGGACTCCGTGAAGCACCAGGAGCTGGCCTCGTTGCTGAAGGGCGCGGGCGGGGAATGGTTGTCGAACGTCGAGCTATTCGATGTCTACGCGGGACCCGGAACGCCGCCGGGGATGAAGAGTCTGGCGTTCACGCTCGAATTCGAGCATCCGGAACGCACGCTCACCGAGGCGGAGGTTCAGGGCGCGCAGGACAGGATGTCGGCCGCGGTCACCGAGAAGACCGGGGGGCGACTGAGGGAACGATGA
- a CDS encoding cell division protein ZapA yields the protein MDAKNVVQVQIFGHSYTIRGEADQDYIMGVASYVDRKMREITEKVPVASLSKVAILASLNIADELFKERSRHEQDHHLLDQSTARLNAVLDDLLQDSPSR from the coding sequence ATGGACGCCAAGAACGTCGTGCAGGTCCAGATCTTCGGCCACAGCTACACGATCCGTGGCGAGGCCGACCAGGACTACATCATGGGCGTGGCCTCCTACGTGGACCGGAAGATGCGCGAGATCACCGAGAAGGTTCCGGTGGCCTCGCTGTCCAAGGTCGCCATTCTCGCTTCCCTCAACATCGCGGATGAGCTTTTCAAGGAGCGGAGCCGGCACGAGCAGGATCACCATCTGCTCGACCAGAGCACCGCTCGACTGAACGCGGTCCTCGACGATCTGCTTCAGGACAGTCCTTCGAGGTAA
- the rny gene encoding ribonuclease Y, producing MSIGQWIGGIVIGAAVAFLLGYLLRARQGKKGLSSAEQKARLVMDEASRQAESVKRSAVLESREEALRLRQQIEREVQESRSTLLAAETTFRERETAFSRRVELVDKKERDLKRQEQDLQRREQAVEHRSGELDTLLREQGARLEKIAGMTGEEAKAHLVAGIENEARAEAARRTAEIRDTAQRNAERDARKIIATAIQRYAGDQVSESTVSVVHLPSDDMKGRIIGREGRNIRSFETITGVDVIIDDTPEAVILSAFDPVRREVARLALERLVADGRIHPARIEEIVLKVKAEVEARIRELGELACLEVGVHGIHPELQNLLGRLHYRTSYGQNILRHSVEVAHLSGVMAAELGMDAKMAKRGGLLHDVGKAIDHDQEGTHPQLGMEIAARYGEPQPVLEAIGYHHDDYAGGSLWPVLVAAADALSGARPGARRESIEIYIKRLEALEKIANAFPGVEKSYAIQAGREIRILVEHSRVDDARAQDLAGEIARRIEKELEYPGQIRVTVIRETRAVEYAK from the coding sequence ATGAGCATCGGGCAATGGATCGGCGGCATCGTCATCGGTGCCGCCGTGGCATTCCTGCTCGGCTATCTGCTGCGCGCACGACAGGGAAAGAAGGGGCTCAGCAGCGCGGAGCAGAAGGCGCGCCTCGTCATGGACGAGGCCAGCCGTCAGGCCGAGTCCGTCAAGCGGTCGGCCGTCCTCGAGAGCCGCGAGGAAGCGCTGCGCCTCCGCCAGCAGATCGAGCGCGAGGTTCAGGAGTCCCGCTCCACGCTGCTCGCGGCCGAGACCACGTTCCGTGAGCGCGAGACCGCCTTCAGCCGGCGCGTCGAGCTGGTGGACAAGAAGGAGCGCGACCTCAAGCGCCAGGAGCAGGACCTGCAGCGCCGCGAGCAGGCGGTCGAGCACAGGTCGGGCGAGCTGGACACGCTGCTCCGCGAGCAGGGCGCCCGCCTCGAGAAGATCGCGGGAATGACCGGTGAGGAAGCCAAAGCGCACCTCGTCGCCGGCATCGAGAACGAGGCCCGCGCGGAAGCCGCGCGCCGCACCGCGGAGATCCGGGACACCGCGCAGCGAAACGCCGAGCGGGACGCCCGCAAGATCATCGCCACCGCGATCCAGCGCTACGCGGGCGACCAGGTCTCGGAGTCGACGGTCTCGGTCGTGCACCTTCCGAGCGACGACATGAAGGGGCGGATCATCGGGCGCGAAGGCCGGAACATCCGCTCGTTCGAGACCATCACCGGCGTCGACGTCATCATCGACGACACGCCCGAAGCCGTGATCCTTTCGGCGTTCGATCCGGTGCGGCGCGAAGTGGCCAGGCTCGCTCTGGAACGGCTGGTGGCCGACGGCCGCATCCACCCCGCGCGCATCGAGGAGATCGTGCTCAAGGTGAAAGCCGAGGTGGAAGCGCGCATCCGCGAGCTCGGTGAGCTGGCGTGCCTCGAGGTCGGCGTGCACGGCATCCATCCGGAGCTCCAGAACCTGCTCGGACGGCTCCACTACCGCACCTCGTACGGGCAGAACATCCTGCGTCACTCGGTCGAGGTTGCGCATCTTTCTGGCGTGATGGCCGCCGAGCTCGGGATGGATGCCAAGATGGCCAAGCGCGGCGGTCTGCTGCACGACGTCGGCAAGGCCATCGACCACGATCAGGAAGGCACGCACCCGCAGCTCGGCATGGAGATCGCGGCGCGCTACGGCGAGCCGCAGCCGGTGCTGGAAGCGATCGGCTACCACCACGACGACTACGCCGGAGGCAGCTTGTGGCCGGTGCTGGTGGCCGCGGCCGACGCCCTGTCGGGCGCGCGTCCCGGCGCGCGGCGCGAGAGCATCGAGATCTACATCAAGCGTCTCGAGGCGCTGGAGAAGATCGCCAACGCGTTCCCGGGAGTGGAGAAGTCCTATGCCATCCAGGCCGGACGCGAGATCCGCATCCTGGTCGAGCATTCGCGCGTCGACGACGCACGGGCGCAGGACCTGGCGGGCGAGATCGCGCGCCGGATCGAGAAAGAGCTGGAGTACCCGGGACAGATTCGCGTCACCGTGATCCGCGA